CGGACGCGACAGCGCGGTGACGTTCATGGCGCCCCCCTTCAACGCGGCCCCCGCCGGCCTGCCCGGGGCGCTGGACGCCACGTACCGGGCCCTGCTCCTGCCCAACGGGGGCCTGACCCCCGGAAACGACTCCACGGCACCCTGGGGCGCGAACGCCTGGACGCCCAGTACGGCGCTCTTCGCGCTCGCCTGGGCCGCCACGGGCGACACGGCGAAGGCCGGACCGGTCCTCGACTGGGTCCTCGCCAAGCGGAACTCGCTCGGCGAGCTGCCGGAGAAGGTGGACAAGGAGGGCAGGGCCGCCTCGGTGGCCCCCCTCGCGTGGACGGGCTCGATCGCCGTCCTGGCCCTCGTGGCGCTCGACGGCACGGCTCTGCCCACGCCGCCCCTGCGGCCGTAGGGGGTGGTGTCTCAGACGGGGTCCGTCCCGTCGCCCGCCGGCGGGGCGGTGCGGACCCGCTCCAGCGCGGCCAGCAAGTGCCGGTAGGCGAGTTCTTCGGCCGCCACCGCCCGCGCGAGGGGCGGGTGGTGCGGATCACGGCGGGACCGGGCCTGTGCCGCGGCCGCGAGGCGGAGCTGCCTCGTCCGGCGCACCTCGTTCCAGGCCGCCACGTAGGCGTCGTCGAGGAGCCGGTGGTCGAGGACCTCGGAGAAGGCGCGCTCCGCCAGGGCGTCGAGCCGGTCGAGGTCGTCGGAGCAGTTTGCGGGGGCCTTCCCGGCGCATCCTTCTCCGAGGGCCCGGGACAGCGACCGCACGGTCGCCCCCAGGTCCGGATACCCCCAGGCCGGCGCCGCGTCGTTCCGGCAACCGGTGGCGAGGGCCAGCAGCAAGGCGGCGCAGGCCACGGTGCGGACCCTTCCCGGTCCCGCGCTCGCGCGCGCGGTGGAGCAGGCGGCCATGGGCGCTCCGATCACCAGCGGTCAGCCGGTCAGCCGGTCAGCCGGTCGGCCGGTCGGGTCGGCCGGTCGGGGGCCGGCCCCGTCCGCGTCCCGACGTGGTGCCCGCCATCGTCGCCCGCACCGGCCGGCCCTGCCAACCGGAGCTTCAATGACGACAGGAGCCGACGGCAGGGGCTCAGCGCCCGGCCTGTACGACCGTCGAGGGCTGGACCGCCCGGTGCCAAGGGGAGGAGGGCGGGCGGCTGCCGGGCGGCTCGGATCCGGCCGGGGGCGCCGTCGTGACGTGCAGGCCGGCGTCCAGGCCGAGGGCTGCGGCGATGGCCGTGCCGTCCGGCTCGGCCACGGCCGCCGGAGCACCCGTGTAAAGCATCTGGGACTCGTACCAGGAGGGTGCGTCGCCCGGGCCCGACACGCCGATCGTGCCCGCGCCCGCGCGGCCCGTGAGCAGCCCGCCGCTCACGCCGACGGCGCCGTAGCCGCCCTCGCCGCCGGCCTCGGTGACCGGGGAGAACGTCGGCGCGGGGCCGCCCGCGGTGGCCAGGCTCGTACCGACGGTGCCCGTTCCGGGGCGGCGGAAGTGGAGGCGGACGCCGTCGCCCTGCGGGTTCGCCGACAGGGGTCCGGTGGTCGCCGGCAGTCCGGTCGGGAAGGGGCCGCCGAAGGGGGCGTCCGGCGTCGGCCGGACCCAGGCCAGTACGGACCGGGCCGTGGCCGCGTACACGTGGCGCCGCCCGGACGCGTCGGTCGCGGTGACCGGGTCGCCCTGCAGGCCGGCGCCGCCCAGGGCCTGCCACGCGCCGAAGGCACCGTCCGGGGCGTCCTGCGCGCGGGCGCGCAGGGTGCGCCGGGAATCGCGTACGTACACGGTCATCCGGCCCGCGCCGTCCACGGCGACGGCCGGTGCGCTGATCGCCGAGGTGCGGGATATGTCTGCGGTGTCCGGGGTGCCCAGCGACTGCCACGGGCCGAAGGCGCCGCCGGGCGCGGTCTGGACGGCGTACACGAGGTCGCGTCCGTACTCCTGGGGGGCGGTGCCCAGGGTGGTGCGGGTGCCGAAGACCGCGATCCTGCCGTCGGGCAGCCGGACGGACGTCGCGCCCGCGTCGATCCCGGAGCCGGGGAGGAACTCGGGCCCCTGCCAGGGGGCCTTGGGGCCGCTGCGCGTCCAGTACGCCATCCGGCCGTCCAGGACGGCGAAGGCACACAGCCGGCCGGAGGCGCCCTCGGTCATCCAGGAGGTGCCGTCGCCCCGGCTGTAGCGGATGGTCTGGTTCCAGCCGGCGCCGGTGGGCCGGGTCGCGGTCTTGCGGTCGCCGCATCCGGCGGTGCTGCCGCACCAGTCCTGGTGGTCCGTCCAGGCATAGGTCTTGAGGTAGCCGAGCTTCTCCTCGGCGGCCTGCGGGTCGAGCGTCGGGGGCAGAGAGCTGTTGGGGTAGCTCACGTAGTTCTGGACCGAGAAGTGCGGCCGGTCCGTGGACTTCGCGTAGCGTTCGGCCGCCGCCTGCACGAAGCGGGCCCCGTACATGTGGTCCTGGTGGTCGAGGAAGGCGCCGCCCTGCGCCCGGCCGGGCGTCGGGTCCTGCGTCCGTATCGTGGTCGGCCGGTACCTCGCGAAGACGTCCGCGATGGCCTCCACGGCCTGCTCCTTGGTGTACGAGAACCAGGGCTTGACCGGCGTCCCGGAGGTGAGCTGGGCGCCCAGGGCGGGAACCTTGCCGTCCCACAGGCCGCGCAGGCTGTCCGGATTGTCACCGGAGATGCTGCGGGCCTCGCGCAACTGCATCCATATGAGGTTGACCTCGGGGCGGGCGACGAGGACGTCCACCTCGGCACTGCCGCCGCCGGCGGTGGGTATGGACCGGCGCTGCCAGGCGCTGGCGCGGTTGCCGGTGGCCATCTGCGCGTAGGCGGCCCGGATGCCGTTCTGCCGGGCCTCCGCGTAGGCGGCGTGGTCGGCGGGGCGTTCCGGATCCTCCAGGTGCGGGCTGTGGGCCTCGTTCCTGCCGTCGGACTCGCCGGAGGTCAGGTACACGGTGGCGACCTTCACGCCCGTCGATATGGAGCGGCTCAGGTCGGGGTTCATGAAGAAGAGGTCGTCGTCGGGGTGTGCGACGACGTGGAGGACCGTGCCCTCGGTCACACTCGGGCGGAAGACCGTCTCGGGGGCCGCCGGCTGCTGCGCGTTCCCGTATCCGTAGGCCCAGGTCGTGACCCCGGCGGCGCCGATGGTGAGCGCGGTGAGCAGGGCCGCGAGGCGGCTGCGGCTGGCCAGGGACATCTGCAACGCCTTGAGGATCGGTCCGGTGCGGAATTCCGCCGAGGGGGTGAGTCGGCGTCCCGATGGCTCCACCGCTTCCGGAGACGACCGGGCCCGATTATGCCCCGCGCGTTTGCGACTGACACACCCTCAAGAGGCGTATGTAATGAGCTGACTTGAATGCTAGATATGAGCGACTTGTCCCATTTGAGATCACTTGGGTAGTGGTCCCGGCGGGCCCGGACCGGCCCTGGCACTTACCCGTGTCCGAGGCGCGGGGACGTACACTCCGCCAGATGAGCAGCAGTGTCACCCGCGCGGCCGGGAACGAGCCCTCGCAGCCCGCCGGCGGAGCCCCGCCCGAGGCTGCGCCGCCCCACGCCACGGCCCGCGGCAACGCCCCCGCCTCGGCCCCCGCCCCCGCGCCGCGGAAGGGAGCCTGGCTGGTGCGCGCCGTGCTCGCCGTCCTCTCCGGCGTGCTGCTCTACCTCAGCTTCCCGCCCCGCCCCCTGTGGTGGCTGGCCCCCTTCGGCATCGCCCTGCTCGCCGGCTGCCTCCACGGCCGCCGCGCCCGGGCCGGCCTCGGCCTCGGTTTCCTCGCCGGCCTCGGCTTCCTGCTGCCGCTCCTCGTCTGGACCGGCGAGGAGGTCGGCCCGGTGCCCTGGCTGGCGCTGGTCAGCCTCGAAGCCCTCCTGATCGGCCTCACCGGCCTCGGCATCGCCCTCGTCAGCCGGCTCCCGGCCTGGCCGCTGTTCGCCGCCGCCGTCTGGGTCGCGGGCGAGGCCCTGCGCGCCCGGGCGCCCTTCGGCGGGTTCCCCTGGGGCAAGCTCGCCTTCGGACAGGCCGACGGAGTCTTCACCCCGCTCGCCGCCCTCGGCGGCACACCGCTGCTCTCCTTCGGCGTGGCCCTCTGCGGATTCGGCCTCTGCGAAGCCCTGCGCATCGCCCGCCGCCACCCCGGCCGCACCACCGCCGCGCTGGCCGCGCTCACCGTCGCCGCCCCGATCGGCGCCGGACTCGCCGCCCGTCCGCTGGTCTCCGACGCGGCCGAGGACGGCACCGTCGTGGCCGCCGTCGTCCAGGGCAACGTGCCGCGCCTCGGCCTCGACTTCAACTCCCAGCGCCGCGCCGTCCTCGACAACCATGCCAAGCGCACCGTCCAGCTCGCCGAGGACGTCAAGGCCGGCCGCGTGCCGAAGCCCGACTTCGTCGTCTGGCCGGAGAACTCCTCCGACCTCGACCCGTACGCCGAACCCGACGCCCGCGCCGTCATCGACCAGGCGGTCAAAGCCATCGGCGTGCCCGTCGCGATCGGCGCCGTCGTGTCCCCGGAGACGGGTCCGCTGCGCAACACGATGATCCTCTGGGACCCCGCCGCCGGCCCCACCGCGACCTACGACAAGCGCAAGATCCAGCCCTTCGGCGAGCGCATCCCGATGCGCTCCTTCGTCCGGCTCTTCAGTTCCGACGTGGACCGGGTGCGCCGGGACTTCGGCCCCGGCAAGGACCCGGGCGTCTTCGACATGGCCGGCAGCAGCGTGGGCATGGTCACCTGCTTCGAGGCCGCCTTCGACGACGCCGTCCGCTCCACCGTCCAGGACGGCGCCCAGGTGATCGCCGTACCCAGCAACAACGCCACTTTCGGCCGGACCCAGATGACCTACCAGCAGCTGGCCATGGACCGGGTCCGCGCCGTCGAGCACAGCCGGACCGTCCTCGTCCCCGTCACCAGTGGAGTCTCCGCCGTCATCCGCCCCGACGGCAGGATCACGGCGCAGACCGAGATGTTCACCGCGGACGCGCTGGTCGCCGAGATCCCGCTGCGCTCCACCCGCACCCCGGCCACCGTCGTCGGACCGCTGCCCGAGTACGCGCTGCTCCTCCTCGCCGCGGGCGGCCTCGGCGGGCTCCTGACCCGACGGATCCGCACGCGCCGGGCGGTCTGAAACGGGGGTCGGCGCCCCGGCCTCGTAGGGTCGGGGGATGACCACACCCGATTACATCCGTGCGATCCGAGCCACCGCCGGGCACCAGCTGCTCCTGCTGCCCGGGGTCACGGCCATCGTCCTCGACGACCGGGGCCGGGTGCTGCTCGGCCGGCGCTCCGACACCGGGCGGTGGTCCGTGGTCGGCGGAATCGCCGAACCGGGGGAGCAGCCCGCCGAGACCGCCGTGCGCGAGGTGTACGAGGAGACGGCGGTGCGCTGCGTCCCCGAGCGGGTGGTGCTCGTCCAGATGCTGGAGCGGATGACCTACCCCAACGGCGACATCTGCCAGTTCCAGGACATCACCTTCCGCTGCCGCGCGACCGGCGGCGAGGCGCGGGCCAACGATCACGAGTCCCTCGAAGTGGCCTGGTTCGAGGTGGACGCGCTGCCGCCCCTGGAGCCCTTCGCCCTGGACCGGATCCACCGGGCCCTGCGGGACGAGCCCACCTGGTTCGCCGCGCCCGTGGAGATCCCGGAATAGGGCGCGTCCGGCAAACCGGTCGGGTGTGGTCCGGCTCACCCGGGGGTGGCCGGGTTGCGCTGTAGGGTTCCGCTGATCCGATAGCGATCATCGGACAGTCGTACATTCAGCGGGGGACGGTCAGGGACCCCCGCTCGAACGGCTGCCCGCGCAGCCCTCCGCGCCGGAGGCGGAACGCATCCCGGCCGTCCGCTAGTTCCTGTCCGCACTGGTGCTGCCCCGCGGAAGTTCGTGGAGGGGTGGTGTTCATCCGGAGCGGATCCGGACCGTTCGGGCGTCCTGACGAGTGAACCCGCGCGTGTCCTGAGGGGCTCAGGACGGTCGTGCCGCACCACGTGGGTGGAAAGCCCGAATCGGCGTGAGGACGCGACGCGATGACGACCGTAGTGGTGACCGGCGCGACCGGGAACGTCGGACGACACGTGGTGAGCGAGTTGCGCCGGCGAGGCATCCCCCACCGCGCGCTCGCCCGCAACCCGGAGCGAGCCACTGCCGTACTCGGCCCCGGCGCCGACCTTGCGCAAGGGGACTTCACCGATCCCGAATCGCTCCGTTCCGCCTTCACGGGCGCCGAGCAGGCCTTCCTGAGCTGCGCCGACGACCCGCGGCAGGTCGAGAACGCGGCAAACGCGATCGAGGCCGCAGCCACGGCCGGTGTCCGGCAGATCGTCCTGCTGTCCACGGTCGGAGCCGAGGCCGGAGCCGAGACGACGTTCGCCGATCAGCACGGCCGCATCGAGCACCGCCTGCGCTCGGCGGGGATCCCTTTCGTGATCCTCCGGTCCAGCTTCCTGATGTCGAACCCCCTCGGTTCACTGCCGACGATCGGGCCCCGTCGCCGACTACGCCCGCGACCTCATGGCACCGCTCCTGACCCGCTGATGCCGCAGCGGGCGGCGGCCGGCGCGGCAGAGTGGATCCGGCACAGGGCCTCGCCACCTGCGGGTTCAGCGCCGGGGACCGACGTGGCCCCGCCCGGCCGCGGACACGCTGTCCTCGACTGCGCAGGCAGCCCCTACCTCAGCGGACCGGCCATCTCTCGGATCACCTGGCTGGCCAGAAGCAGACGGCGGCTCGTTCTCGGTGCGGCCGTACGCGGTGAATTCCCCGTCGTCGGCCTCGTACGCGCCGGCGAGGCGGTCGCGGAGGTCGTTGTTGACCAAAGGGCGCTCCTGACCAGGTCAGGGCACCCGCCCGGGCTGCCGGCCCCACAGGGGTGCTGTCGCGCCCGGCGGGGGGCGCCGAGCTGTCAAGCCCCGAGATTCCGCGCCGTGACCCCGGCCTCGGCTCGGGGCGTAACGGAGTGACACATCGGACGATCCGGCAACCCTGGCACCGCCATGCAAGAAGCCCAGATGCGTGCCAACAGCTTCCCGGACTACTCGACGGTCGGGGGCAGGGGCGGCTCCGGAGGCAACCAAGCCCGGCCGCACTCCGTCATGTGCGGGGATGCGGCCCGTCTGGTCTGGTCCGGCGCCCTCTCGTTCGGCCTGGTCACTTCTCTGAACCGGCAGACGGCTCTCTTCGCCCTGACGCGCACCGGCCCGGCCCCGAGGAACCGGGGCCGGGCCGGTGCGCTCCTAGTACTGCAACCGCATGTGGCGTGACGGTCGGTGAGGTTGCTCGTTGTTGTGACTGTGTGATGAATCGCTGACGGTTGAGCAGATCGAGTCGTGGTCCGAGGGTGTAGCGGGGTTGCATGCCCGGTTCGGGCATCGTTTTGGCAGGTCGGAGCCACGTGATCGGGCTCTGGACTACATGACGGGCCTGCTTGCGCCGCTAGAGAAGAAGAACGGGTGGACGCTGGCCGAGCAGGTCGGCCAGCTCCGCCCGGACGGTGTGCAACGCCTGCTCAACCACTCCGAATGGGACGAGAACGCGGTCCGCGACGATGTCCGGGACTTCGTCGTGGAGACCATCGGCGCCAAGGATGGCGTGCTCATCGGGGACGACACCGGGTTCCTGAAGAAGGGCACCAGGTCAGCAGGGGTCCAGCGGCAGTATTCCGGCACCGCTGGCCGCACCGAGAACTGCCAGATCGGCACCTTCCTCGCCTACGCATCCGCCAAAGGGCGGGCGCTGATCGACCGGGAACTCTACGTCCCGAAGTCCTGGACGGACGACCGCGACCGCTGCCGGGCAGCCGGGATCGACGACACCGTGCCGTTCGCCACGAAGATCGAGCACCTCAAGTGGATGCTGCAACGCGCCATCGACGCGGCTGTTCCCTTCGCCTGGGTGACCGCGGACGAGGCATACGGGCAGGTCAAGCACTTCCGCGCCTGGCTGGAAGAACGCCAGGCCGCGTATGTGCTGGCCACCAAGGTCAACGACACCGTGATCACCGCCGACGGCCGGGACGCCCGCGTCGACGAGCTGATCGCGGCCCTGCCGAAGCAGGCATGGAAGCGGATCTCCGCCGGAGCAGGCGCCCACGGCCAGCGGATCTACCACTGGGCCCGCGTCGCGATCCGGCCCGCCTGGGAGGGCGGATCCGGGCACTGGGTGCTCGCCCGCCGCAACCTGTCCGACCCCACCGACATCGCCTACTACGTCTGCTATGGCCCCGTCACTTCCCGGCTGAAAGACCTGGTCAGGACCGCCGGAGCCAGGTGGGCGGTGGAGGAATGCTTCCAGACCGCGAAGGGTGAATGCGGGCTCGATCACTACCAGGTGCGGCTCTACCGGGCCTGGTACCGGCACATCACCCTGGCCATGGCCGTCCTGGCCTACCTCACGGCCATCCGTGCCGCAGAAGCCGCAAAAGGGGCAGCGGAGATGACGAGCAAGACCTCATACCCCTCAGCGTCCCGGAGATCCGCCGGATGATCGGGCACGTCGTCGTCACGCCCCGCTGCCACAGCAACGAGCACCGTCTGCACTGGTCACGCTTCCGGCGCCGCAGCCAGGCCCGAGCCCGCCGCTGCCATTACCAACGCCGAGGCCACGACCCATACATGCGGTTGCAGTACTAGGGGAGCCGTGCCTCAGCGCAGGGTGAAGGGTGCCACGTGGGTCGTGGTGTCGGCTCCGCTGATGGTGAATTCGAGGTTGTAGTTGCCGTTCGGCAGGTTCCGGGTGCTGACGGGGAGGCTGTAGGAGGAGAGGACCGGGGTGTAGGTGAACCGGCCTGTGACCGGCCTGGTGACGGGGCCGGTGATGCGGGTGGCCGTCAGCGTGATGTTCGAGCTGGAGAGGTTGTTGCCGTTGGCGTCGCAGATCCGCAGGCTGATCACGACCTGGCCGAGGAGGCGGACCGGGCGGTTCGGGTCGTAGAGCAGGCAGATCCGGTACGCCACGTTGTAGGTGACGCTCTTGGTGGACGGGTTGGTGGCGACGTCCCTGGCGTTGACCGTGAACGTGTGCGAGCCGAGCGTCGAGGTGTTGATCGGGCTGCCGTTGGGGACCGTACCGACGCAGCTCGCCAGCCCGGAGGTGGCGTCCGTGCACGAGTAGGACGCGGTGACCGGCTGGCGGTACAGGTAGGTGCCGGCCACCGGGCGCACGATGGTGATCACCGGCCCGGCGGTGTCGAGCCGCACCGTGATCGTCTGCGGTGCGGAGGTGTTGCCGGCGTTGTCGGTGGCGGTGTACGTCACCGTGGTCACGCCGTCCGTGGTGATGGCGACTGTGGCGGCCGCGCCGGGGACGTCGGTGGATGCGGCCGGCTGGGCGCCGCTCGCACTGTAGGTGATCTTCTGGACGCCGGACCCGCAGGACCCGTCAAGTGCGCCGATGCTCACGATCGCGGGGCTGGTGGTGTTCCAGCCGGCGCCGTTCGGCGCAGGCGAGATGCTTGCGGAGGCGGTCGGTGCGGAGGTGTCCGCGTCGTAGGTGAACGTGTCGGCGGCGGTGACCGGGCTGGTGCCGTTGGCGTTGGTGACGGTGACGTCCACGGTGTCCCGCGCCTGCGGGGGCGCCTGCGCGGTCAGTTCCTCAGGCCCGATGACGTTCACGTTCGTGGCCGCTACGGAGCCGAAGGTGACCGTGGCGCCGCTCGTGGGGAATTCCGTGCCGCGGATGGTCACGGTGTTCACGCACTGTGCGAGTTCGGGTGCGTGGTTGGGGGTGACGCCGGTGACGGTGGGCGGGGACAGCGTGACGCGGTCCATCGCGGTGCCCCAGTCGCCGCCCGCGAGGCCGCCGATCTGCTGGACGGTCCAGACGTCCTTGGGGTTGGCCGGGTCGCGGGCGGTGCCCGAGTAGTCGCCCCAGCGCGCCGGGGTGCCGCGCGAGTAGGCCTGCGTGCCCGCGGCGTAGAAGTCGCCGAACGTATTGGCGGGGAAGTTCCCGGACGGCACTCCGATCGCCACCCCGGTGGGGAACATGGTGGAGGAGGAGGCGGTGAATCCGGAGAATAGGTCGTCCTCGTCGTTGAGCGTCAACGAGCCGTAGTAGATGTCTCCCCCCACCATGCCGAGGTTGAGGTTGGTGGCCAGAGTCTGGGTGCCGCCGGTCGAGATCTGGATGTACCGCTGGCAGGCGTGGACGGCGGTGTCGCCGACAGGGGTGCAGCTGACGTTGAAGACGCCCCACAGGCGGTTGTTCTGCCAGGCGACCGAGAGCATCCGGTCGTCGTTGGTCTCGATGGTGGCGTCGCCGCCGGCCGGCTGGGCGGCGTCCGGCGGCGCGGCGGCAGCACCGATGGCGATGGTGTTCTCGGTGTGGTTGACGGCGCTGACCCCGGGCACGCCGGTGAACGTGTGCACCACCACGTTGGTGGGGTCGCGCGGGTCGTGCTCCATCGCCAGCTGGTCGTTGATGCCCGACAGAGAGATGG
Above is a genomic segment from Streptomyces sp. NBC_01233 containing:
- a CDS encoding PIG-L family deacetylase, whose protein sequence is MSLASRSRLAALLTALTIGAAGVTTWAYGYGNAQQPAAPETVFRPSVTEGTVLHVVAHPDDDLFFMNPDLSRSISTGVKVATVYLTSGESDGRNEAHSPHLEDPERPADHAAYAEARQNGIRAAYAQMATGNRASAWQRRSIPTAGGGSAEVDVLVARPEVNLIWMQLREARSISGDNPDSLRGLWDGKVPALGAQLTSGTPVKPWFSYTKEQAVEAIADVFARYRPTTIRTQDPTPGRAQGGAFLDHQDHMYGARFVQAAAERYAKSTDRPHFSVQNYVSYPNSSLPPTLDPQAAEEKLGYLKTYAWTDHQDWCGSTAGCGDRKTATRPTGAGWNQTIRYSRGDGTSWMTEGASGRLCAFAVLDGRMAYWTRSGPKAPWQGPEFLPGSGIDAGATSVRLPDGRIAVFGTRTTLGTAPQEYGRDLVYAVQTAPGGAFGPWQSLGTPDTADISRTSAISAPAVAVDGAGRMTVYVRDSRRTLRARAQDAPDGAFGAWQALGGAGLQGDPVTATDASGRRHVYAATARSVLAWVRPTPDAPFGGPFPTGLPATTGPLSANPQGDGVRLHFRRPGTGTVGTSLATAGGPAPTFSPVTEAGGEGGYGAVGVSGGLLTGRAGAGTIGVSGPGDAPSWYESQMLYTGAPAAVAEPDGTAIAAALGLDAGLHVTTAPPAGSEPPGSRPPSSPWHRAVQPSTVVQAGR
- the lnt gene encoding apolipoprotein N-acyltransferase, translating into MSSSVTRAAGNEPSQPAGGAPPEAAPPHATARGNAPASAPAPAPRKGAWLVRAVLAVLSGVLLYLSFPPRPLWWLAPFGIALLAGCLHGRRARAGLGLGFLAGLGFLLPLLVWTGEEVGPVPWLALVSLEALLIGLTGLGIALVSRLPAWPLFAAAVWVAGEALRARAPFGGFPWGKLAFGQADGVFTPLAALGGTPLLSFGVALCGFGLCEALRIARRHPGRTTAALAALTVAAPIGAGLAARPLVSDAAEDGTVVAAVVQGNVPRLGLDFNSQRRAVLDNHAKRTVQLAEDVKAGRVPKPDFVVWPENSSDLDPYAEPDARAVIDQAVKAIGVPVAIGAVVSPETGPLRNTMILWDPAAGPTATYDKRKIQPFGERIPMRSFVRLFSSDVDRVRRDFGPGKDPGVFDMAGSSVGMVTCFEAAFDDAVRSTVQDGAQVIAVPSNNATFGRTQMTYQQLAMDRVRAVEHSRTVLVPVTSGVSAVIRPDGRITAQTEMFTADALVAEIPLRSTRTPATVVGPLPEYALLLLAAGGLGGLLTRRIRTRRAV
- a CDS encoding NUDIX hydrolase is translated as MTTPDYIRAIRATAGHQLLLLPGVTAIVLDDRGRVLLGRRSDTGRWSVVGGIAEPGEQPAETAVREVYEETAVRCVPERVVLVQMLERMTYPNGDICQFQDITFRCRATGGEARANDHESLEVAWFEVDALPPLEPFALDRIHRALRDEPTWFAAPVEIPE
- a CDS encoding SDR family oxidoreductase, which encodes MTTVVVTGATGNVGRHVVSELRRRGIPHRALARNPERATAVLGPGADLAQGDFTDPESLRSAFTGAEQAFLSCADDPRQVENAANAIEAAATAGVRQIVLLSTVGAEAGAETTFADQHGRIEHRLRSAGIPFVILRSSFLMSNPLGSLPTIGPRRRLRPRPHGTAPDPLMPQRAAAGAAEWIRHRASPPAGSAPGTDVAPPGRGHAVLDCAGSPYLSGPAISRITWLARSRRRLVLGAAVRGEFPVVGLVRAGEAVAEVVVDQRALLTRSGHPPGLPAPQGCCRARRGAPSCQAPRFRAVTPASARGVTE
- a CDS encoding IS701 family transposase, translating into MESWSEGVAGLHARFGHRFGRSEPRDRALDYMTGLLAPLEKKNGWTLAEQVGQLRPDGVQRLLNHSEWDENAVRDDVRDFVVETIGAKDGVLIGDDTGFLKKGTRSAGVQRQYSGTAGRTENCQIGTFLAYASAKGRALIDRELYVPKSWTDDRDRCRAAGIDDTVPFATKIEHLKWMLQRAIDAAVPFAWVTADEAYGQVKHFRAWLEERQAAYVLATKVNDTVITADGRDARVDELIAALPKQAWKRISAGAGAHGQRIYHWARVAIRPAWEGGSGHWVLARRNLSDPTDIAYYVCYGPVTSRLKDLVRTAGARWAVEECFQTAKGECGLDHYQVRLYRAWYRHITLAMAVLAYLTAIRAAEAAKGAAEMTSKTSYPSASRRSAG
- a CDS encoding OmpL47-type beta-barrel domain-containing protein — its product is MSLKRLPEVNRRALRAARGRPRALVLALAVALMVVAPAGGAAAEPRPGVPPTAAAPSRADGEGTVERVPVKRRVDVKALPRPKRPTERQVEPYLAPPKRTAPEGPRQQASLPVTSASLTPKATKAGARPTAVPSTAVIQRLKTFPTLGNVDNIVPSDAQLAVGPTHIVEFVNRSGQVYDKAGNAVGAPFDLGAFFGFAADTGGDPRVHYDAGSGRFFAAYEGLLAGGDEVDVAVSDTSDPRGNWTVYIAGSNTTNVLQDQPKLGYSNDKVTLSWNNYDRTTTPRTFLGVVTVVVSKADLLAAGTINLTTFGQDNTVFQVVPAISLSGINDQLAMEHDPRDPTNVVVHTFTGVPGVSAVNHTENTIAIGAAAAPPDAAQPAGGDATIETNDDRMLSVAWQNNRLWGVFNVSCTPVGDTAVHACQRYIQISTGGTQTLATNLNLGMVGGDIYYGSLTLNDEDDLFSGFTASSSTMFPTGVAIGVPSGNFPANTFGDFYAAGTQAYSRGTPARWGDYSGTARDPANPKDVWTVQQIGGLAGGDWGTAMDRVTLSPPTVTGVTPNHAPELAQCVNTVTIRGTEFPTSGATVTFGSVAATNVNVIGPEELTAQAPPQARDTVDVTVTNANGTSPVTAADTFTYDADTSAPTASASISPAPNGAGWNTTSPAIVSIGALDGSCGSGVQKITYSASGAQPAASTDVPGAAATVAITTDGVTTVTYTATDNAGNTSAPQTITVRLDTAGPVITIVRPVAGTYLYRQPVTASYSCTDATSGLASCVGTVPNGSPINTSTLGSHTFTVNARDVATNPSTKSVTYNVAYRICLLYDPNRPVRLLGQVVISLRICDANGNNLSSSNITLTATRITGPVTRPVTGRFTYTPVLSSYSLPVSTRNLPNGNYNLEFTISGADTTTHVAPFTLR